One window of the candidate division KSB1 bacterium genome contains the following:
- a CDS encoding F0F1 ATP synthase subunit A, which produces MSKRAKVLLVVLAAIALVVAGNLFLRFHLPPVMIRPEAIPGLKVGGVQVTNTLLTALLVDVILIVLAVAATRRMRLVPSGVQNFVEWVIETLYRLTESVAGAKWTPRFFAVVATIFLYVLVSNWFGLLPGLSAFGVVEEHPAATQAHHSAASLGSHEPGPAEVIVPLFR; this is translated from the coding sequence ATGAGCAAACGAGCGAAAGTCCTTCTTGTCGTACTGGCAGCAATAGCGCTGGTGGTTGCGGGCAACTTGTTTCTACGCTTCCATCTGCCTCCGGTCATGATTCGCCCTGAGGCGATCCCAGGGCTTAAGGTGGGCGGAGTGCAGGTGACTAATACCCTGCTCACCGCACTGCTGGTGGATGTGATCCTGATTGTCTTGGCGGTTGCGGCTACGCGGCGCATGCGTCTCGTTCCGTCGGGGGTGCAAAACTTTGTCGAATGGGTGATCGAGACCCTCTATCGCCTCACCGAGTCGGTGGCAGGGGCCAAGTGGACACCGCGCTTCTTTGCCGTCGTAGCCACCATCTTCCTGTACGTGTTGGTCTCCAACTGGTTCGGGCTCCTGCCCGGGCTTAGTGCTTTCGGTGTGGTGGAGGAGCACCCTGCAGCTACCCAGGCCCATCATTCTGCGGCCTCCCTTGGCAGCCATGAGCCCGGCCCGGCGGAGGTCATCGTGCCACTCTTCCGTT
- a CDS encoding AtpZ/AtpI family protein, which yields MPGEPPSSAVRQVAYALGAVGRVSVLIMVSVGGPLALGLWLDRTLRTSPWLLLVGMVVGVVLCVVSVARVSRMQ from the coding sequence ATGCCCGGTGAGCCACCCTCTTCCGCGGTTCGACAGGTGGCCTACGCGCTGGGGGCAGTAGGGCGCGTGAGTGTTTTGATTATGGTTTCCGTGGGGGGGCCCTTGGCCCTTGGCTTGTGGCTGGATCGCACCCTGAGGACCTCCCCTTGGCTCTTACTCGTGGGCATGGTGGTTGGGGTGGTGCTGTGTGTGGTGAGCGTCGCTCGTGTTTCGCGCATGCAATGA
- a CDS encoding V-type ATP synthase subunit K (produces ATP from ADP in the presence of a proton gradient across the membrane; the K subunit is a nonenzymatic component which binds the dimeric form by interacting with the G and E subunits) → MVQGFGDMSVSLALAAVGSALGAGVAGMSAVGAWKRAFAQNKAAPFIMVAFVGAPLSQTIYGMILRNAIRSANLPPETYLHQILLGAFAGFAMGMSAYMQGKAGAKAADALGETGKGFGQYIMVLGIIETVALFIMVFTLAAIPRA, encoded by the coding sequence ATGGTGCAGGGATTTGGTGACATGAGTGTTTCGTTGGCCTTGGCGGCGGTGGGTTCGGCGTTGGGCGCAGGTGTGGCAGGGATGTCGGCGGTGGGAGCCTGGAAGCGCGCCTTTGCCCAAAACAAGGCCGCGCCCTTTATCATGGTGGCCTTTGTGGGTGCCCCGCTGTCGCAGACCATCTACGGCATGATCCTGCGCAACGCCATCCGCAGCGCCAATCTCCCCCCCGAGACCTACCTACACCAGATTCTCCTCGGGGCCTTTGCTGGCTTTGCCATGGGCATGTCCGCCTACATGCAGGGTAAGGCAGGCGCCAAAGCCGCCGACGCCCTTGGGGAAACCGGCAAGGGTTTTGGTCAGTACATCATGGTGCTGGGTATCATCGAGACCGTCGCACTGTTCATCATGGTGTTCACTCTGGCCGCCATCCCGAGGGCTTGA